Below is a window of Planctomycetes bacterium MalM25 DNA.
GCTGGCCGGGCTGGTCCACTCGATCGCGTTCGCCGACTACGACCCGGCTGACCTGGAAAAGGGCCCCCGCCCGTTCCACGAGACGACCCGCCAGCAGTTCGCCCGCACGTTCGGCATCAGCTGCTTCTCCCTGGTGGCGCTGGCGAATGGGCTCAAGGACTCGATGGCGGAGGAGGCCTCGGTGGTGACGATCTCGATCAGCACCACCGAGATGGCGAGCGAGAATTACGGCTACATGGCGCCGATCAAGGCGGCGCTCGATTCGTCGCTCTGCTTCCTGGCGAAGAGCTTCAGCAAGTTCAGCCGGGTCCGCTTCAACGCGGTTTCGCCCGGGCTGCTGAAGACCTCGGCGTCGGCGGGCATCCCGGGGTACGTCGATTCGTACCTCTACGCCGAGCGGGCGACCCTCCGCAAGGAGGCCCTCAAAACCGACGAGGCGGCCGCCGCGGCGGTCTTCCTGCTGAGCCCCCGCTCCAGCGGCATGAACGCCCAGCGGCTCGTGATCGACGCCGGAATGCGGACCAACTACTTCGACGAGGAAATCGTCCGGGCCGTGGTCGAGAGGGGCTGAGGCGGAGCGTGCCCCCCGCAGGAGTGTCACCGGGGCGAATGACCGGCAAAATCGGCCCCTTGGGCAAGCTGGCAATACGCAAATGGAGGGAAGCCGAATGGAAAAACGGTGGCCCGTCTTGGGGTGT
It encodes the following:
- the fabI_1 gene encoding Enoyl-[acyl-carrier-protein] reductase [NADH] FabI, producing MPVDFLQLAGQTVLVTGVANKKSVAWRIAKMLTDADCRVIYSVRSEARREPIQKLAGPDATVLVCDVEHDEQIERLAAEVAADCERTGQKLAGLVHSIAFADYDPADLEKGPRPFHETTRQQFARTFGISCFSLVALANGLKDSMAEEASVVTISISTTEMASENYGYMAPIKAALDSSLCFLAKSFSKFSRVRFNAVSPGLLKTSASAGIPGYVDSYLYAERATLRKEALKTDEAAAAAVFLLSPRSSGMNAQRLVIDAGMRTNYFDEEIVRAVVERG